The following is a genomic window from candidate division WOR-3 bacterium.
CTAGGGGTTGCGCCATATGCTCAGGAGACACTGGCGACCCGGTACCGGGCCAACGCCTTTTTCATTTCGGCTAATGTCCGGTCAGCGGTGTGGGAGGGCCGGGCCGACTACACACCCATTTTCCTCTCCGAGATACCGACACTCTTTCGCAGCGGCAGGCTGCCGCTCGACGTGGCTCTGATTCACGTTACGCCGCCGGACGAGCACGGGTTCTGTTCCTTCGGGGTGTCAGTGGACATCACCAAGCCGGCGGCCGAGGCAGCCCGTCATGTCATCGCCGAGGTGAATCCGAGGATGCCCCGCACGCTGGGCGATAGCTTCATCCACGTCTCAAAGATCAGTGCTTTGGTGGAAAATGACGCGCCGCTTTATGAGTTTGTGACTCCGGGCGAAAGCGAGGTGGCGCGCCGTATCGCCAAGAATGCCGCAGACCTGATTGAGGATGGTTCCTGTATCCAGGTCGGATACGGCGGCATCCCCAACGCACTGCTTTCCTATCTCAAAGACAAGAAAGACTTGGGTGTGCACACCGAGGTATTCTCGGACTCGACCATTGACCTGATTGAGGCAGGTGTCATCAACTGCCGGAGGAAAACGCTGCATCCGGGCAAAGTGATTGCGTCGTTTGCGATGGGGTCACAGCGCCTGTTCCGCTACATTGATAATAATCCGATGTTCGAGTTTCACCCCGTGGACTATACCAACGACCCGTTTGTCATCGCCCAGAACGACAAGATGGTTTCGATTAACTCCGCACTCGAGGTGGACCTGACCGGGCAGGTATGTGCCGACTCGGTCGGGTTCCGATTCTATTCCGGTATCGGCGGACAGGTGGACTTCGTACGCGGTGCAGCCCGGTCCCGGGGCGGCAAGGCAATTATTGTCCTGCGTTCCACCAGGGATAACGACCGTTTCTCCCGAATCGTGCCTACCCTTACCGAAGGTGCGGGTGTTGTGACCTCCCGCGGGGACGTGCACTACGTGGTTACCGAATGGGGTACGGCCTACCTGCACGGCAAGACCGTTCGTGAACGGGCGCTTGCGCTCATTTCTATCGCCCATCCGAAGTTCCGTTCCGAATTGTTCAAACTGGCAAAGGAGAAGCACTACATCTACGCCGACCAGCCTGAGCTGCCACTGGTCCAGGCGCGCTATCCCGAAGAATTCGAGGCCCGCGCCACGCTCAAGGACGGAACTGCGATATTCATTCGGCCGATAAAGCCGACCGACGAACCGCAGATGCGCGACTTGTTCTACTCTTTTTCAAAGGATACCGTATTCTATCGTTTCTTTTCGTACTTGAAGGCGATGCCGCATGAGAAACTCAGTAAGTTCGTCAACGTGGACTATGAATCCGAGATGGCAATCGTGGCTGCACTGAAACATGCAGGCGAGGAAAAGCTCATCGGCTCGGCCCGTTACTATATTGACAAGGCCACTGGTCTGGCCGAGTACGCGATCGAGGTGCAGGATGACTTTCAGAACCGCGGAGTTGGAACCGCGCTGTTCAACCATCTGATAAAGGTGGCGAAGATGAAAGGCGTTAGAGGATTTGTTGGCTACGTCCTGGACACCAATACCCGGGCCTATCGCCTGTTGACGAAGACTGGTCTTCCAATCGAGACCCAGTGGGAAGACGGAGTTTACACCCTGACAATGAGGTTCAAGGATGAGCCAAGGTAATCTGGACTTCATCTTCCGCCCCAAGTCGGTTGCCGTGGTTGGAGCCTCCACTCACGAAGGTACGGTCGGCCACGCCCTGTTCCGTAACATTCTGATGAACGGTTACAAGGGCGTCGTGTATCCGGTCAATATGAAAGCGAAAAGCGTCTTGGGGGTGAAGGCCTATCCTTCTGTCCGGGACATCGAAGACGCAATTGACCTCGCCGTGCTCATCGTGCCGGCGCTGGCTGTGCCTGCTGTGTTGGCCGAGTGCGGCCAGAAGCAGGTGAAGGGTGCCATCGTCATCTCGGCCGGTTTCAAGGAGCTGGGGCCAAGCGGTGCCGCCCTTGAACAGGCAGTTCGGGACCGGGCGCGTTCTTTTGGCATCCGGCTTATAGGACCTAACTGCTTTGGCATGATCAACACCGCACCTGAAACGAGTCTGAACGCTACGTTTGGCCGGGTGATGCCTGGCCACGGCACCATCGCACTAGTCTCGCAGTCCGGAGCGATTGGCGTCAACGCCCTGGAGTATGCTGGGGCCGAGGAGGTTGGTCTTTCCAAGTTCATTTCCATCGGCAATAAGGCGGATGTGAATGAGTGCGACCTTCTGGAGTACCTCAAAGATGATGAGGAGACAGATGTCATCGCCCTGTACTTGGAAGACCTAGTGAATCCACCCAGGTTCATGCGTATCGCCCGTGAGACTACTTCGCATCCAACTCGGCCCAAGCCGATTCTTGCCATCAAGGCCGGCCGTACTACCGAAGGCGCCAAGGCAGCATCTTCCCATACTGGTGCGCTGGCTGGTTCGGATGCCGCCTATGACGCTTTCTTTGCTCAGGCCCGGATATTGCGGGTTGACACGATCAACGAGCTTTTTGCCAAGGCTGCGGCTCTTGACTACCAACCGGTGCCCAGAGGCCGCCGGGTGGCAATACTGACCAATGCCGGCGGCGTTGGTATCATGGCGACCGATGCGTGCGTACGCAACGGTCTGGAGCTGGCCCGGCTAAGCGAGCGGACACGGACCGAGTTGAAAAAACACCTGCCGGTAACCGCTTCAGTCGCTAATCCGGTTGACGTCATCGGCGACGCGGATGAGAAGCGGTACCGGGCCGCGCTCGAGTTACTGATTGCTGATGAAAATGTGGACGGACTCATACCAATTTGGACTCCGACTCTGATGGCCGAGGCTGTGGACGTGGCCACGGTCATCGCCGAGCTCGGGCAGAAGTCAGATAAGCCGATTCTAGCCTGCATCCAGACGATGGGTGACTCGGCTGACGTGCGCAAAGCGCTGCTGCGCGACCGGATACCCCACTACCAGTTTCCTGAGAATGCGGCCCGGGCCTTGGCCGCGATGGCCGAATATGGTGTGTGGAGTCGCAGGCCTCAGGGCGAGGTGAAATATTTCACCGACGTGCACCCGGATGTCGTCAGAGAGATTCTTGTCCGGGTCCGGTCCGGTCGGTCTCCGACTGGCCGGCCCCGACCATCGGGCTTTGTCGCTGAGTCCGAGGGCCATGAGATTCTTGGTGCGTACGGGTTGCCAGTTCTGCCCTCGCGGCTGTGTCACACCGTGGACCAGGCGGTCAAGGCTGCGGACGAGTTCGGGTACCCGGTGGTCATCAAGGTCGTCTCACCCCAGATTCTCCACAAGACCGATGTCGGCGGGGTGCGGGTGAACCTGACCGACGCCGCTGCCCTGTCACGTGAGTTCCTGACGATGTTGGAAAACATCAGGCAAGTAAGGCCTGAGGCCGACGTGTGGGGCATCCTGGTTCAGAAGATGGCAGACAGGCGAGGCACCGAAACCATCCTCGGTATGAAGCGTGACCCCTCATTTGGGCCGCTTCTCATGTTCGGGCTTGGTGGTATCCTCGTTGAAGTCTTGAAAGACGTTGTGTTCCGTATCGCACCAATCAACGACCTGTCGGCCGAGTCAATGGTGACCGGCATC
Proteins encoded in this region:
- a CDS encoding GNAT family N-acetyltransferase yields the protein MTTDWRQKYKDKLKSPDQALEILNPGDRMFIGSACGTPQRLVQALADRPIEDVEIVHLLTLGVAPYAQETLATRYRANAFFISANVRSAVWEGRADYTPIFLSEIPTLFRSGRLPLDVALIHVTPPDEHGFCSFGVSVDITKPAAEAARHVIAEVNPRMPRTLGDSFIHVSKISALVENDAPLYEFVTPGESEVARRIAKNAADLIEDGSCIQVGYGGIPNALLSYLKDKKDLGVHTEVFSDSTIDLIEAGVINCRRKTLHPGKVIASFAMGSQRLFRYIDNNPMFEFHPVDYTNDPFVIAQNDKMVSINSALEVDLTGQVCADSVGFRFYSGIGGQVDFVRGAARSRGGKAIIVLRSTRDNDRFSRIVPTLTEGAGVVTSRGDVHYVVTEWGTAYLHGKTVRERALALISIAHPKFRSELFKLAKEKHYIYADQPELPLVQARYPEEFEARATLKDGTAIFIRPIKPTDEPQMRDLFYSFSKDTVFYRFFSYLKAMPHEKLSKFVNVDYESEMAIVAALKHAGEEKLIGSARYYIDKATGLAEYAIEVQDDFQNRGVGTALFNHLIKVAKMKGVRGFVGYVLDTNTRAYRLLTKTGLPIETQWEDGVYTLTMRFKDEPR
- a CDS encoding acetate--CoA ligase family protein translates to MSQGNLDFIFRPKSVAVVGASTHEGTVGHALFRNILMNGYKGVVYPVNMKAKSVLGVKAYPSVRDIEDAIDLAVLIVPALAVPAVLAECGQKQVKGAIVISAGFKELGPSGAALEQAVRDRARSFGIRLIGPNCFGMINTAPETSLNATFGRVMPGHGTIALVSQSGAIGVNALEYAGAEEVGLSKFISIGNKADVNECDLLEYLKDDEETDVIALYLEDLVNPPRFMRIARETTSHPTRPKPILAIKAGRTTEGAKAASSHTGALAGSDAAYDAFFAQARILRVDTINELFAKAAALDYQPVPRGRRVAILTNAGGVGIMATDACVRNGLELARLSERTRTELKKHLPVTASVANPVDVIGDADEKRYRAALELLIADENVDGLIPIWTPTLMAEAVDVATVIAELGQKSDKPILACIQTMGDSADVRKALLRDRIPHYQFPENAARALAAMAEYGVWSRRPQGEVKYFTDVHPDVVREILVRVRSGRSPTGRPRPSGFVAESEGHEILGAYGLPVLPSRLCHTVDQAVKAADEFGYPVVIKVVSPQILHKTDVGGVRVNLTDAAALSREFLTMLENIRQVRPEADVWGILVQKMADRRGTETILGMKRDPSFGPLLMFGLGGILVEVLKDVVFRIAPINDLSAESMVTGIKAARILQGFRGEPPRDVPKIKDCLQRLSQLVTDFPDFDEIDINPLLVYEQGKGAVVLDARFVLR